DNA from Thermomicrobiales bacterium:
GGATGACGGGCTGGAGCAGGTCGGTGGTTGAGGCGCGGCGCTCCGAGGCCGGACGCGTGCCGAACGGCTCGCGATCTTCTTCCTGGGTAACGAAAGGGGAGCTGGATCTGCTGCGCTGCGAAGGCGGTCGCCAGCGCTCGTTGGCATCACTCACGAGCCACTCTCCGGGTCTGTTCGCGGCTGATCCGGCCAGACGCCGATGTGATCGGCTTCCAGCTCAAGACGGACCCGCCGTTCGAGCTCCAATGTGTCGACATAATCACGTGGCAGTTGCAGGCGACCGGCGCGATCGAGGACTGCATATTCCTCGGCGATGATCTCATGCTCGCCCTCGTCTCCGACGGCGATGCGGCGGAGCGTCTCACTACTGGTTCGACCATCGCGGATCGCGATGGTGCGATTGACCTGGGTTGAGACGAGCGGATCGTGGGTCACAACGACGACGGTGACACCGAGCTGGGTTGCGGCTGAGCGCAGCACCTCGAAGATCTGAGTTGAGGTGGCGGTGTCGAGTTCGCCGGTCGGTTCGTCGGCCAGCAGGACGGCCGGCGCGTTAGCGAGGGCGACGGCGATCGCGACACGCTGCTGTTCACCGCCGGAGAGACGGTCGGGGCGGTGATCGGCGCGATCGGCGAGGCCGACGAGCGTGAGCAGCTCCAGTGCACGCTCGCGGCGAAGGCTGGCGGGCATGCCGTCGAGGATCATCGGCAGCTCGACGTTCTCCTGGGCATTGAGGTAGGGGAGGAGATTGCGCGCGGTCTGCTGCCAGACGAAGCCGATGACCTGGCGTCGATAGCGGGTGCGCTCCTGCTGGTCCATGTTCAGGAGGTCGTAGCCAGCGACGATGGCACGCCCGGCGGACGGGACATCGAGGCCGCCGAGGATGTTGAGCAGGGTCGACTTGCCGGAGCCAGACGCGCCAACGATGGCGATCAGCTCACCGGGCGCGACGAGCAGGTCGAGGCCCTGCAGCGCGACAACTTCGAGGTCGGCGATCTTGTAGATCTTGACCAGGTTGTCGCAAATGATCTGCGAGCCACCGCCGAATTGC
Protein-coding regions in this window:
- a CDS encoding ABC transporter ATP-binding protein; translated protein: MTDTLDFRSLAERAANAERPQFGGGSQIICDNLVKIYKIADLEVVALQGLDLLVAPGELIAIVGASGSGKSTLLNILGGLDVPSAGRAIVAGYDLLNMDQQERTRYRRQVIGFVWQQTARNLLPYLNAQENVELPMILDGMPASLRRERALELLTLVGLADRADHRPDRLSGGEQQRVAIAVALANAPAVLLADEPTGELDTATSTQIFEVLRSAATQLGVTVVVVTHDPLVSTQVNRTIAIRDGRTSSETLRRIAVGDEGEHEIIAEEYAVLDRAGRLQLPRDYVDTLELERRVRLELEADHIGVWPDQPRTDPESGS